From Zea mays cultivar B73 chromosome 3, Zm-B73-REFERENCE-NAM-5.0, whole genome shotgun sequence:
cggcttatcaccctcagactgatggacagactgaaaggactaatcaagtattggaagatatgttgagagcatgtgcccttcagcatggaggaagttgggataaaagtctaccttatgctgagttctcttataacaatagccatcaggccagtctgaagatgtcaccttttgaagctttatatgggaggaaatgCAGGATTCCTCTATTTTggaccagactagaggaagacagttctttggacctgaacttattcaagaggcaaaaGAACAAGtttgtataattcgagagaatttgagggtagctcagaccaggcaaaagagctacgctgataatagaagaagaccactggagtttaaggaaagaaatcatgTGTACCTTAAGgtttcaccacttcgtggaatgaggagactcaaagttaagggcaaattgtcccctcgctatattggacattCTGAGtttttttaggcaagttggagagatggcctatcaacttgagctacctgataatctatttgatgtgcataatgaattccatgtgtctcaacttaagaagtgtctctgtgCCCCTGagaaacagttaccaatggaagagctcagtgttcaaggtgatttgacttacacggagtgcccgatcaagattcttgatacattgactcgagttacaagaaataaggtgataaagatgtgcaaagtgcaatggagtcaccacggtgaagatgaagcaacttgggaaagagaagaagagcttcgcatagattttccccaccttttccctagatctacctaaatctcgaggacgagattatttttaaggggggtaggattgtaATACCTACTTTGTAAgaaaaatctaaaaggagaaatgaaattcatgtatatatgtatgtatgtTATCTCTACTtgtcatttcatgtggacacctcaccTATACAAATGAATAAGTAATAAAAGGCACTCaaacaaattatgcatcatgctggtattttattttgtgtgcactttgtgacaacatagaataatgtgaaaagaattatattaatacccaaatgggaatttaagatctaaaagaaattctaggatttggaaagcaagaaaggaAGAAAATGATAGGTGAGTAAAAATAGtatataaaaaaaataataataatcataAAAATATTATCCCTATACTAGGAATTAAATGTGTACATTTACTCAAAGGTGCAACTCATAAaaatattcaaattcaaatgaattaggaataaagaagaaagcaggaaaaaaaagaaaaaggaaaaacaaacCCCCAACTGGGCTCACTCTGGCAATTTCGGCCCAACACCATTTTTACTCCGCGCCAGCCCACTCTGCTcctcttccttttcttttcctgttgAGACACTTCCAGGTGGGACCAACTCGTCAGATGCCTTCACTTCATCTGCGTCGCGCGCTCACAGGCACTGGGTCGCTGACCGTGGGCCCTCTCTGTCGGGTCTATCCTCCCCACGGAGATCTCGCTCGCCCGCTTCAAGCTCGCTTCGGTTGACCGTCCAACGGCCGCCGTGCATGGCGCACTCGCCCCTGTTGACCATACCCCTGGCCCTACATACTGGGCGCCCCTATCTCTACTCCAAATGGCCTGCTCCGCAAGAAGCCGAGTCCTCTCATCCACACCGCGCGCCGCCGCCAGACTATTAGAACTGATCCGCCGTCGACGATTCCCGATTTCCTTCGCTGTGGTGACCTCGGTGCCGACCTGGGAAGCTTCGGAGACTCAGAGCGGAACCAATCGTGACCACGATAAGGGCTGGGAGCGTTCTCGGGTCCCCGGAATTTCTCGCCGAGGCTCTAGCTCCGCCGCATCACCGCCGCCGTGCGCCATTAGCGAATGGGAGAATTCGCCGTCGCATCTTCACCATATGGTGGCCGCCGGGGAGACCACGTCGTCGGGGACTCTGGGTTCTCCATTGCCGTGCGCCAGTACTGGAGTGAGGCTCCTCGCCTCTACCTCGCACCGGCGGATCTCGTGCTGTTGGGCGCGACCATCGGATAATGGTGAAGATGTCGGAGTTCGGCGCCCGGTTGTGAACTGCGCTCCAAGGTCGGTCGGCTCTCCTCCATCGGTGGTGAGTACATTTCCCTCTCCCAAGCCGCCAGTGCCGGTGTGCTGTTTCCTGGTACCGGCGTCGTGTACGTAGGTAGATGTGGGTAGCGGCGTAaggaagaagaaaactcctagtcgcTGGAATCTAGATGTAGGGCTGAGATTAAAACCTGGAGTAGCATTTTGCTTTGTAAAGTTTTGGCCGTCGGTGTGATAATCTATGGCTTGGGTTTGGGGAAAGAACTATGTCCGTAGATTGGGTTGCCAACGGTTAGGATTAGAAGGCATTTACCTCTTTTGGATTATTTGAATCTGTGCCATCAATCGTCAATCGTGCGGTCCGCACTGATTATGGGCTCGGTATCGATCTAGGCCATCCGATCTTGATCCAGTGGCCCATAGCGCGTATCGTTTTGGGGAATAGAAGATCTAATCCGGAGCGTCGATTGGGGATCAGACGGCTAGAGTttacccgtaccccttcgcgggtccattttacttaagagcccctcggtttcattgaaataaacccgccgtcctactgcatagtgttctgagtcttaggatcttttgcgcctgggcccctgctgttctcagaaatgaaggcccagtccagagctgtTTAAAATGGAATAATTAAATTGGAAAAtaggtttttaatacaaaaatatatgctagaacttcaataattcatagaaaattcatatgatatCCAaaataatccattccactttctaaatttttgtaattttattatttatcacttagagcctctgtttggtcatgaaaacagtaagaaaagttatttcccacttaatcccattttaaacacataaaatctttgaaaatccataacttaaattctataactccaaaaattatgattcctgttcctagaattatattttaatatgtagaatattgctgtgtattttgttcacatgcttggtgtgatgttaattttcccctgtatattgtgcttgttgtattgtggcgagtagaagagcccgtgactgaggaccctggtgagcagcaggttgaagtagctgagcaggagctcattgaaggcaagttgtgcccttgaccactttttacccaataatgttctttaatatcacttatccatgcataggttaattttgatgggacccaataggtcaccctagattgtttatctcattaccttgtttacccctgaatcacttgggtagtttgctattgctttatatggttttgggataatcatttattacctctatgttccaattcttgttgttattctgtttatgttcatgatgttatcattaatgttaattggaacatagagcttaacttgagaaccacgtgccaccacaagggtttaatgggacgcccttggctgactaattaggaaatctagtggaagactaccttacccgaaaggggcaagggcagtaggggagaggtcagtgcggggaggtccctggttgattttgctgcgatggcggtcagccaggaaccctgtactggatcttcccataaactgtagcgggttttcggaagctagtggaactttgtaaaggcctcgtagtgttgccctgccgcgcttcctaggtagaggtgtatgggattcatgaccccttggcagatgggtaacatgacttgtgggtaaagggtacaacctctgcagagtgtaaaactggtatactagccgagctcacggtcatgagcagctcaggactctttgatgtttaaattatggaacttaaattcaattttgtcatttgcattgcatgggtttgttattaattttgttctattactttacttatggtttggtatttacttacacttagtaactgctaataaaattttgaccaactacttaaaagcaatgctcagctttaacccctatcattgatcagccttacacttcacatgagctcccacctttggtgagttcatgtcacattattccccacaacttgttgagcgatgatcatgtgtgagctcacccttgctgtctcacaccccccccacaggagatgatcaggtggttcaggaggagccgcctaacactgaggagttcgatctgatctaggtggcgtttcccagtcgacattggcgccaacgatccttagttcgttttatatttatctttattttgtaataagacttccgctatgtaataaatactctgatgtattatgacatttatctctatacactctgtcattatatatgttgtcttcttggcgcatgtatgagatgcacccggctttgtcctttaaaaccgggtgttacattgcgcatctttacccacaagtcatgttacccatctgccaagagatggccaatcccatacacctctaccgaggaggcgaggcagggtaacactacgaggcctttacaaagttccactagcttcagactacccgctacagtttataggaagttccaatgcagggttcctggctgaccgccatcgcagcaaaatcaaccagggacctccctacactgaccactcccctactgcccttgcccctttcgggtaaggtagccctccactagctttcctagttaatcagccaagggcgtcccattaaacccttgtggtagcactgttttcccgggtggtcgctccatgttcccattaatttaatgatcttaacatgaacagtaataataacaagataataacaggataatcatgagtagtgtatctccatactcaatccacataaagcaatagcaagtactacccaaaaatatttcaggggtgaacaaggtatagaggtaatcaaaactggggtaacattaaggatcccatcaaaattaacctatgcagatcattaaaattaataagaacatggctgggaaaagtaagtgatcaagggcacaacttgcctggcacttgagattccaggtaccaacttgcttttcaaatgacacgtgtcctcgcgctagtcgtaacaatacaaacaaacatggtatagataaaattaacatcacaccaaacataataatatactgcataataatgatccatgtgttgctacgagactaacgcaacttgaacggattaaatcggagttaaaacggaggagttatgaatttgctagggttttatgtatttgatacatgaTTAATTATGAGATCAATTTTAAtgtggttttcatgtcaaaacagagatactagGTGATAAAaaaaacattattacaaaattatagaaactggaatggataaatttggactaaatatggattttctatggaataaacaagtttctatcaattatttatacactaaaaatctatttctactttattttctctgattttacaatgctctggactgggcctcaataacaGGGAAATCTGGGGTTAAGAGCGCAAAAATGC
This genomic window contains:
- the LOC103649791 gene encoding uncharacterized protein; the protein is MACSARSRVLSSTPRAAARLLELIRRRRFPISFAVVTSVPTWEASETQSGTNRDHDKGWERSRVPGISRRGSSSAASPPPCAISEWENSPSHLHHMVAAGETTSSGTLGSPLPCASTGVRLLASTSHRRISCCWARPSDNGEDVGVRRPVVNCAPRSVGSPPSVKSP